A window of Oncorhynchus tshawytscha isolate Ot180627B linkage group LG10, Otsh_v2.0, whole genome shotgun sequence contains these coding sequences:
- the si:ch211-267e7.3 gene encoding ADAMTS-like protein 2 isoform X4, translating into MYCFWSARFGIILIHSAVFLFGTFGRASTSNIKDSSDGREEVQRQSRHSQRYQIRGQQPDEVAQWWGEWSSWSTCSRTCGGGVRSQERHCLQQRLTATQNINSSFCVGSPKQYQLCPFQPCVSTSVSFKQQQCSQFNAKAFGRRHYEWVPLYPDDYISISNKPCDLQCTSTTGERQLLVPAHDGTYCRDGIYQGVCIEGQCQTVGCDGKLYSSKTVDTCGVCGGNGSSCYRVSGSHRKGSTQLGYVFITNIPVGATDIQIIERRKTENILALSDEAGHFFFNGNTIIDNPRNFRVAGTVFKYRRPANLLSDGFEYIIAQGPTDQGLNVMYYNLNGKMPHITYEYTVPRTPEARTTTPVASPPEEVQIRALSVVEPAVPEPWPPVAQETMANVTATELSFNDNEIEASEDYGKLGNHSGVRVPDNPPEVDHDLDHDHEGLVWELQAPLNLSQPPAMLVFRPASEIHHNNLENKLGDQGHPAPANYRTDSNLIDGDSPGPNGTHRPSKPLHRGLFLDLVSEPGGLRQPCQDGSNLCPLLELNTSSSLDNSLAQLEIYPGSLKLHEATAEDNAPYGLLFEPEPNGTESSNLVNLHQVEPVQAPDTESSNEFEVGLLDRDISLADMYRWKVSAYAPCSSTCTTGISTSYALCVRYDGSEVDETYCDAVTRPEPTHEFCTGKECPPRWETSRWSECSRTCGEGYQFRTVRCWKMMAPGFDSSVYDELCVAAELQKPMARKACKSKGCGPQWEVSDWSECSARCGGRGLRSREVRCSMETRLCNESSRPLSEKECEGPPCDRRWTVSDWGPGPVARAG; encoded by the exons ATGTACTGTTTTTGGAGCGCAAGATTCGGTATTATTCTTATTCACAGCGCTGTCTTCCTATTCGGAACTTTTGGGAGAGCATCCACCAGCAACATTAAG GACAGTAGTGACGGGAGGGAGGAGGTCCAGCGGCAGAGCCGGCACAGCCAGAGGTACCAGATCCGGGGACAGCAGCCCGACGAGGTGGCCCAGTGGTGGGGAGAGTGGAGCAGCTGGTCCACCTGCTCTAGGACCTGTGGAGGAGGGGTGCGCTCTCAGGAACGACActgtctgcagcagag ACTCACTGccacacagaacatcaacagcTCCTTCTGTGTCGGATCTCCGAAGCAGTATCAGCTATGTCCATTTCAG CCCTGTGTCAGTACCAGTGTTAGCTTCAAGCAGCAGCAGTGCTCCCAGTTCAACGCCAAAGCCTTCGGCAGGAGACACTACGAGTGGGTGCCCCTCTATCCAG ATGACTACATCAGTATCTCCAACAAGCCGTGTGACCTACAGTGCACCAGCACCACAGGGGAGAGGCAGCTGCTGGTCCCGGCCCACGACGGAACCTACTGCCGGGACGGCATCTACCAGGGCGTCTGCATCGAGGGCCAGTGTCAG ACGGTGGGTTGTGACGGGAAGCTTTACTCCAGTAAAACGGTAGatacgtgtggtgtgtgtggcggGAATGGCAGCTCCTGCTACAGAGTGTCTGGATCTCACCGGAAAGGGAGCACACAGTTAG GTTATGTGTTTATCACCAACATTCCTGTTGGTGCCACCGACATCCAGATCATTGAGAGACGGAAAACCGAAAATATACTGG CCCTATCCGATGAAGCAGGACACTTCTTTTTCAATGGGAACACAATTATCGACAATCCCCGTAACTTCCGTGTTGCTGGCACAGTCTTCAAGTACAGGAGACCCGCTAACCTCTTATCAGATGGATTTGAGTACATCATCGCCCAAGGACCCACTGACCAGGGGCTAAACGTCATG TACTACAACCTGAACGGAAAGATGCCCCACATCACATACGAGTACACCGTACCTCGCACCCCAGAAGCCCGCACAACAACCCCAGTAGCCTCGCCTCCAGAGGAGGTCCAGATACGAGCACTGTCCGTTGTCGAACCAGCGGTCCCAGAACCATGGCCCCCGGTGGCCCAAGAAACAATGGCCAACGTCACTGCCACTGAACTCTCCTTCAATGACAATGAGATTGAGGCCAGCGAGGACTATGGGAAGCTGGGAAACCACAGTGGTGTTCGGGTCCCGGACAACCCCCCGGAGGTTGACCATGACCTGGATCATGACCATGAAGGTCTTGTGTGGGAACTACAGGCTCCTCTCAACCTCAGTCAACCACCAGCCATGCTGGTGTTCAGACCGGCCAGTGAGATCCACCACAACAACCTGGAGAATAAGCTAGGAGACCAGGGACACCCTGCACCTGCTAACTACA GGACAGACTCAAACTTGATCGATGGTGACTCTCCTGGTCCCAACGGCACCCACCGACCATCCAAGCCCCTCCACAGGGGCCTGTTCCTGGACCTGGTCTCTGAGCCAGGAGGCCTCAGACAACCCTGCCAGGATGGCTCCAACCTCTGCCCTCTCCTGGAACTCAACACCAGCTCCTCCCTGGACAACAGCCTGGCCCAGCTGGAGATCTACCCAGGCAGCCTCAAACTCCACGAGGCCACAGCTGAGGACAACGCCCCCTATGGACTCCTTTTCGAACCAGAGCCCAACGGGACAGAGAGTTCCAACCTCGTCAACCTCCACCAGGTAGAGCCGGTACAGGCCCCCGACACAGAGAG CAGCAATGAGTTTGAGGTGGGATTGCTTGACCGTGACATCAGCCTTGCTGACATGTACAGATGGAAGGTATCTGCGTATGCACCCTGCAGTTCAACATGTACCACAG GTATCAGTACGTCCTACGCCCTGTGTGTCCGGTATGACGGCTCTGAGGTGGACGAGACTTACTGTGACGCTGTGACCAGACCTGAACCCACACACGAGTTCTGCACCGGGAAGGAGTGTCCACCAAG GTGGGAGACCAGTCGGTGGAGTGAGTGTTCGAGGACGTGCGGCGAGGGTTACCAGTTCCGTACGGTGCGCTGCTGGAAGATGATGGCGCCAGGCTTCGACAGCTCCGTGTATGACGAGCTGTGTGTGGCTGCAGAGCTGCAGAAACCAATGGCACGCAAGGCCTGCAAGAGCAAAGGCTGTGGCCCACAATGGGAAGTCTCTGACTggtctgag